In Capillimicrobium parvum, a genomic segment contains:
- a CDS encoding aminopeptidase has protein sequence MDDGMLERLADLIVGVGANVQPGQVVAVGSEPGKEALTRAIVRSAYRHGAKFVDVSVWDLHVKKARIELSREEDLDFVPPWFGQRMLALGDMRGVRIALSGPVEPTLFAGLPPERLGRDQLPFVPEAMKVVNDRTVNWCVAPCPTEKWASFVHRDLEPAEALARLEEQLVHIMRLDEADPAEAWRSRVAAIASAAERLDERGFDAIRFRGEGTDLRVGLLPSSTWTGGAMDTVGGISHIANLPTEEVFTAPDPQRVDGEVRATKPLVLGGTTIEGLRVRFEGGRAVAITADTGGDVLEAMTRRDEGAARLGELALVDREGRIGPMDTVFYDTLLDENAASHIALGAAYELTVRDEADIDRINRSDIHIDFMIGSPEIEVDGLEADGNAVPVLREGVWQI, from the coding sequence ATGGACGATGGGATGCTGGAGCGCCTCGCCGACCTGATCGTCGGCGTGGGCGCCAACGTGCAGCCGGGTCAGGTCGTGGCTGTGGGCAGCGAGCCCGGCAAGGAGGCACTGACCCGCGCGATCGTGCGGTCCGCGTACCGCCACGGCGCGAAGTTCGTCGACGTGTCCGTCTGGGACCTGCACGTCAAGAAGGCGCGCATCGAGCTCTCGCGCGAGGAGGACCTCGACTTCGTGCCGCCGTGGTTCGGCCAGCGCATGCTCGCGCTCGGCGACATGCGCGGTGTGCGCATCGCCCTCAGCGGCCCGGTCGAGCCGACCCTGTTCGCGGGCCTGCCGCCCGAGCGCCTCGGCAGGGACCAGCTGCCGTTCGTCCCCGAGGCGATGAAGGTCGTCAACGACCGCACGGTCAACTGGTGCGTGGCGCCCTGCCCGACCGAGAAGTGGGCGAGCTTCGTTCACCGCGACCTCGAGCCCGCCGAGGCGCTCGCGCGCCTCGAGGAGCAGCTCGTGCACATCATGCGCCTCGACGAGGCCGACCCCGCCGAGGCGTGGCGCTCCCGCGTCGCCGCCATCGCGAGCGCGGCCGAGCGCCTCGACGAGCGCGGCTTCGACGCGATCCGGTTCCGCGGCGAGGGCACCGACCTGCGGGTCGGCCTGCTGCCGTCGTCCACATGGACCGGCGGCGCGATGGACACGGTCGGGGGCATCTCGCACATCGCCAACCTCCCGACCGAGGAGGTCTTCACCGCGCCCGACCCGCAGCGGGTCGACGGCGAGGTCCGCGCCACGAAGCCGCTCGTGCTCGGCGGGACCACGATCGAGGGGCTGCGCGTGCGCTTCGAGGGCGGGCGCGCGGTGGCGATCACGGCTGACACCGGCGGCGACGTTCTGGAGGCGATGACCCGCCGCGACGAGGGTGCCGCCCGCCTCGGCGAGCTGGCGCTCGTCGACCGCGAGGGCCGCATCGGCCCCATGGACACGGTGTTCTACGACACGCTGCTCGACGAGAACGCCGCGAGCCACATCGCGCTCGGCGCCGCCTACGAGCTCACCGTGCGCGACGAGGCCGACATCGACCGCATCAACCGCAGCGACATCCACATCGACTTCATGATCGGCTCGCCGGAGATCGAGGTCGACGGGCTGGAGGCCGACGGCAACGCGGTCCCGGTGCTGCGCGAGGGGGTCTGGCAGATCTGA
- a CDS encoding PucR family transcriptional regulator, with translation MSHLRDDLRSVATWLDAQRDEIVDDAMNRLIERVPEYFDDADPSLAAQARDATSVVLRDLAAGIGDGLTLPDPTASSVEEAKIAARTGVPWVVFQRGCNVLLSRWWELLYTEIGTWDLPAERRQRLVLVVSRYLFDYFDHAATELERVHAAERDRVMRIRDLRRVTLIRQMLDDIPVDEEDLGYPVAGTHVGAIAWGRDPDGAIGAMTARIGGATLAAPAPTGASIWSWHSAQGLDETAHSALRGLAVPAGTQVAIGDLATGVTGFRQTHREAMLAFRVAMGTDRAVTLYRDVQLEALVTNDIRLAKEFSARQLGQLNGADERSRALRETLRAYFATGHNGAAAAAALGVHERTVSYRLATIEKQIGCSILSRKDELALALRLHDLYARNGTAAVNGLSPH, from the coding sequence ATGTCCCATCTTCGAGACGATCTGCGCTCGGTCGCCACGTGGCTCGACGCGCAGCGCGACGAGATCGTGGACGACGCGATGAACCGGCTGATCGAGCGGGTCCCCGAGTACTTCGACGACGCCGACCCGTCGCTGGCCGCACAGGCCCGCGACGCCACGAGCGTCGTCCTGCGCGACCTGGCCGCGGGGATCGGCGACGGCCTCACCCTGCCCGATCCCACCGCCTCGTCGGTGGAGGAGGCGAAGATCGCGGCGCGGACCGGCGTTCCCTGGGTCGTCTTCCAGCGCGGTTGCAACGTGCTGCTCAGCCGCTGGTGGGAGCTCCTGTACACGGAGATCGGAACCTGGGACCTGCCCGCCGAGCGCAGGCAGCGCCTGGTGCTGGTCGTCTCGCGCTACCTGTTCGACTACTTCGACCACGCCGCGACGGAGCTCGAGCGCGTCCACGCCGCGGAGCGCGACCGCGTGATGCGCATCCGTGACCTGCGGCGCGTGACGCTGATCCGCCAGATGCTCGACGACATCCCCGTCGACGAGGAGGATCTCGGATATCCGGTGGCCGGCACGCACGTCGGCGCGATCGCCTGGGGCCGGGATCCCGATGGCGCGATCGGGGCGATGACCGCGCGGATCGGCGGAGCGACGCTCGCCGCCCCCGCGCCGACCGGAGCCTCGATCTGGTCGTGGCACAGCGCCCAGGGCCTGGACGAGACCGCCCACAGCGCCCTGCGCGGGCTGGCCGTGCCCGCCGGCACGCAGGTCGCGATCGGCGATCTGGCGACCGGCGTCACCGGCTTTCGCCAGACCCATCGCGAGGCGATGCTCGCGTTCCGCGTGGCGATGGGGACCGACCGCGCCGTCACGCTCTACCGCGACGTCCAGCTCGAAGCGCTCGTGACGAACGACATCCGCCTCGCGAAGGAGTTCTCCGCGCGGCAGCTCGGCCAGCTGAACGGCGCCGACGAGCGCAGCCGGGCCCTGCGCGAGACCCTGCGCGCGTACTTCGCCACCGGCCACAACGGGGCCGCGGCCGCGGCGGCGCTCGGCGTCCACGAGCGGACGGTGAGCTACCGGCTGGCCACGATCGAGAAGCAGATCGGATGCAGCATCCTGTCGCGCAAGGACGAGCTGGCCCTCGCGTTGCGCCTGCACGACCTGTACGCGCGCAACGGCACCGCGGCGGTGAACGGGCTCAGCCCCCATTGA
- a CDS encoding sensor histidine kinase, whose amino-acid sequence MVERVSHIEVERWGADPRLEALLGVRGAAGFRGLLEGFPDAVGVLWPLRDGDGRIADFALGYGNPVMLRRFRLPAATRDRYTLLAALPRMRGDGGAFREYVSVCETGRPSIREIVYDTPFGDGYMLGTFIQRVARLGDGLLIVMTDVTEQRRTEAELRNFADLVAHDLREPVTAIGHLVGLLERRTDEPPAPEVLGLLRASAERAHELIDGVLEYARAGELRSEPVDLGGLVAQVGEDLGPRFEQAAATLEIGDLPEVEGDPRQLRRVLQNLVGNAVKFRGEEPPRVEILARRRHAEWVVVVRDNGVGVDPDQGGRIFDMFSRGRSDADGTGIGLAVCRRVIEAHGGHIWVEAADGGGSEFCFTLPD is encoded by the coding sequence GTGGTCGAGCGTGTCTCCCACATCGAGGTAGAGCGGTGGGGCGCGGACCCGAGGCTGGAGGCGCTCCTCGGCGTGCGGGGCGCCGCCGGGTTCCGCGGCCTGCTGGAGGGCTTCCCGGACGCGGTCGGCGTCCTGTGGCCGTTGCGTGACGGCGACGGGCGCATCGCGGACTTCGCGCTCGGCTACGGAAACCCGGTGATGCTGCGCCGGTTCCGGCTGCCCGCGGCGACGCGCGACCGCTACACGCTGCTCGCGGCGCTGCCGCGGATGCGCGGCGACGGCGGCGCGTTTCGCGAGTACGTGTCGGTCTGCGAGACCGGCCGTCCGTCGATCCGCGAGATCGTCTACGACACGCCGTTCGGCGACGGCTACATGCTCGGGACCTTCATCCAGCGCGTGGCGCGCCTCGGCGACGGCCTGCTGATCGTGATGACCGACGTGACGGAGCAGCGCCGGACGGAGGCCGAGCTGCGCAACTTCGCCGACCTCGTGGCGCACGACCTGCGCGAGCCGGTCACCGCCATCGGGCATCTGGTCGGACTGCTTGAGCGGCGCACGGACGAGCCGCCCGCACCGGAGGTGCTCGGGCTTCTGCGCGCGAGCGCGGAGCGTGCCCACGAGCTCATCGACGGCGTGCTCGAGTACGCGCGGGCCGGCGAGCTGCGCAGCGAGCCGGTGGATCTCGGCGGCCTTGTCGCGCAGGTCGGCGAGGACCTCGGGCCGCGCTTCGAGCAGGCCGCGGCCACGCTCGAGATCGGCGACCTGCCCGAGGTCGAGGGCGACCCGCGTCAGCTGCGCCGCGTGCTGCAGAACCTCGTCGGCAACGCGGTGAAGTTCCGCGGCGAGGAGCCGCCCCGCGTCGAGATCCTCGCCCGCCGCCGCCACGCCGAGTGGGTCGTGGTCGTGCGCGACAACGGCGTCGGCGTCGACCCCGACCAGGGCGGCCGGATCTTCGACATGTTCTCGCGCGGGCGCTCCGACGCCGACGGGACGGGGATCGGACTGGCGGTGTGCCGGCGGGTGATCGAGGCGCACGGCGGCCACATCTGGGTCGAGGCGGCCGACGGCGGCGGCAGCGAGTTCTGCTTCACCCTTCCGGACTGA
- a CDS encoding flavin monoamine oxidase family protein: protein MPDIDVVVVGAGFAGLVAARELSSHGVEVMVLEGRDRAGGRTWVDERLGTELELGGTWVHWLQPHVWAEINRYREPVQMTGTAVGVEMSWLVDGDVRTGSAEAAGSLVDEALRRVFEGSRDHFPTPYADPAGYELADDLDDQSAGDAVDRLGLDEDAYALADALLSATLSARMHDASLTQPMRWTAASGHDWANMFEASSAYKLAGGTRGLIDDIAGDVRGEIRLSTPVAAIERSGTGLTVHTRGGETIAAKAVVVTVPRNALRGIDVRPALSDAKRRVIDEGPAGMGVKVWARVRGDLTGWSGYAPSGSPLNYCGYYGKIGTDSLLVGFGPSADLLDIEDLDAVTRVIRAWRPEIEVLACDGHDWVDDEFSRETWLVQRPGQHRYLEALQQAEGGLFLAGADYASGWTGYIDGAVESAMVVASRIRDHIGVPAPRPSVPTHGARS, encoded by the coding sequence ATGCCTGACATCGATGTCGTCGTGGTCGGCGCGGGCTTCGCGGGGCTCGTCGCCGCGCGTGAGCTGTCGTCGCACGGCGTCGAGGTGATGGTCCTCGAGGGGCGCGATCGCGCAGGCGGGCGAACCTGGGTGGACGAGCGGCTCGGCACCGAGCTGGAGCTGGGCGGGACGTGGGTGCACTGGCTGCAGCCGCACGTGTGGGCCGAGATCAACCGCTACCGCGAGCCGGTGCAGATGACCGGCACGGCGGTGGGGGTCGAGATGAGCTGGCTCGTGGACGGCGACGTGCGCACCGGCTCGGCCGAGGCCGCCGGATCGCTGGTGGACGAGGCGCTGCGCCGAGTCTTCGAGGGCAGCCGCGACCACTTCCCCACGCCCTATGCCGATCCCGCCGGCTACGAGCTCGCCGACGATCTGGACGACCAGTCGGCGGGCGACGCCGTCGACCGCCTCGGCCTTGACGAGGACGCCTACGCGCTGGCGGACGCACTCCTGTCGGCGACGCTGAGCGCCCGGATGCACGACGCGTCGCTGACGCAGCCCATGCGCTGGACGGCAGCCTCCGGGCACGACTGGGCGAACATGTTCGAGGCTTCGTCGGCATACAAGCTCGCCGGCGGCACCCGAGGGCTGATCGACGACATCGCGGGCGACGTCCGCGGCGAGATCCGCCTCAGCACGCCGGTCGCGGCCATCGAACGCAGCGGAACCGGCCTGACCGTCCATACGCGCGGCGGCGAGACGATCGCCGCGAAGGCGGTCGTCGTCACCGTGCCCCGCAACGCCCTGCGCGGCATCGACGTCCGGCCCGCGCTGTCGGACGCGAAGCGTCGCGTCATCGACGAGGGTCCCGCCGGCATGGGCGTCAAGGTCTGGGCTCGCGTGCGCGGCGACCTGACCGGATGGTCCGGCTATGCGCCGTCCGGCTCCCCGCTGAACTACTGCGGCTACTACGGCAAGATCGGGACCGACAGCCTGCTCGTCGGGTTCGGCCCGAGCGCGGACCTCCTCGACATCGAGGACCTCGACGCGGTGACCCGCGTCATCCGGGCGTGGCGGCCGGAGATCGAGGTGCTCGCCTGCGACGGCCATGACTGGGTGGACGACGAGTTCAGCCGGGAGACGTGGCTGGTGCAGCGACCGGGCCAGCACCGGTATCTCGAGGCGCTCCAGCAGGCGGAGGGCGGGCTCTTCCTCGCCGGAGCGGACTACGCGTCGGGCTGGACCGGCTACATCGACGGCGCGGTCGAGAGCGCGATGGTCGTCGCGTCCCGGATCAGAGACCACATAGGCGTACCGGCCCCCCGGCCGTCCGTGCCGACACACGGAGCGCGGTCATGA
- a CDS encoding SDR family NAD(P)-dependent oxidoreductase, with translation MTQAEDASRGARRFAGKTAFVTGAGSGIGRVTARRLASEGASVAFLTRSEDRCADCEAELEALGGGVLGMVGDVARAEDVERSVQRAVAEFGGIDIAVANAGVPSDPRTIVDTTIEDWDRTIAVNLSGVFYTVKHAIGSMLERGGGAIVIVGSDVSVIGCQSLLAYTASKHGLVGLTRSLALDHGPEGVRTNIVCPTSVSTEMMSNLAEAEPEIAQAWIDSVPQGRMATPEEVAAAICHLASDEASFTNGLIYTVDGGVTAGNFSKPQ, from the coding sequence ATGACCCAGGCTGAGGACGCGTCCCGGGGCGCGCGCCGGTTCGCCGGCAAGACGGCGTTCGTGACCGGCGCGGGATCGGGCATCGGTCGGGTCACGGCTCGCCGGCTGGCGAGCGAGGGCGCGAGCGTGGCCTTCCTGACGCGCTCGGAGGACCGCTGCGCCGACTGTGAGGCGGAGCTCGAGGCGCTGGGAGGCGGCGTTCTCGGCATGGTGGGCGACGTGGCTCGCGCCGAGGACGTCGAGCGCAGCGTGCAGCGCGCCGTCGCCGAGTTCGGCGGGATCGACATCGCCGTCGCCAACGCCGGCGTCCCGAGCGACCCGCGGACGATCGTCGACACGACGATCGAGGACTGGGACAGGACGATCGCGGTCAACCTGTCGGGCGTCTTCTACACGGTCAAGCACGCCATCGGGTCCATGCTCGAGCGCGGCGGGGGGGCGATCGTGATCGTCGGCTCCGACGTGTCGGTCATCGGCTGCCAGAGCCTGCTCGCCTACACCGCCTCCAAGCACGGCCTCGTCGGGCTCACGCGCTCGCTGGCGCTGGACCACGGCCCGGAAGGGGTGCGCACGAACATCGTGTGCCCCACGTCGGTGTCGACCGAGATGATGAGCAACCTCGCCGAGGCGGAGCCCGAGATCGCGCAGGCGTGGATCGACTCGGTGCCGCAGGGGCGCATGGCCACTCCCGAGGAGGTCGCGGCGGCGATCTGCCATCTCGCCTCGGATGAGGCCAGCTTCACGAACGGGCTGATCTACACGGTCGACGGCGGCGTGACGGCCGGGAACTTCAGCAAGCCGCAGTAG
- a CDS encoding aldehyde dehydrogenase family protein, whose product MTTESTERIPLLPDVQRFVDRSHRLLIDGAWVDSASGQTFESVDPSTGERLATVAFAGERDVDRAVDAARRSLSGPWGAIGPADRERILHRLADLMEEHADELAQLESLDNGKPLAFARLVDVDLSISHFRYYAGWPRKIAGQVLPVSVPDMHCHTRLEPVGVCAQIVPWNFPLLMAAWKVAPALAAGCAVILKPAEQTPLTALRLGELALEAGVPAGVLNVLSGDGTTGAALVRHLDVDKIAFTGSTEVGREIGAIAGRNLKRVTLELGGKSPNVILPDADPAAATRGAFEAIYFNSGQSCTAGSRLFVQRDQYDDVVSALADTARATVPGPGLAPDTFLGPVISEGQRARVLEYVNAGTAEGAELVAGGSAVSGPGYFVEPTVFSATSDDLTIAREEIFGPVVVALPYDDLDEVIERANATRYGLAAGIWTTDLRAAHRFADKVRAGSIYINCWQPSDAAAPFGGVKDSGVGREHGYEGLSQYLESKTVWTNLGADNA is encoded by the coding sequence ATGACGACCGAGTCAACGGAGCGGATCCCGCTGCTCCCGGACGTGCAGCGGTTCGTCGATCGCAGCCACCGGCTGCTCATCGATGGAGCCTGGGTCGACAGCGCGTCCGGGCAGACGTTCGAGAGCGTCGACCCGTCGACGGGCGAGCGGCTGGCGACGGTCGCGTTCGCCGGGGAGCGCGACGTCGACCGTGCCGTCGACGCCGCGCGACGGAGCCTCTCGGGCCCGTGGGGGGCGATCGGCCCGGCCGATCGGGAGCGGATCCTCCATCGCCTCGCGGACCTGATGGAGGAGCACGCCGACGAGCTCGCCCAGCTGGAGTCGCTGGACAACGGCAAGCCGCTGGCGTTCGCACGGCTCGTCGACGTCGACCTCTCCATCAGTCACTTCCGGTACTACGCGGGCTGGCCCCGCAAGATCGCCGGTCAGGTCCTTCCCGTGTCGGTGCCGGACATGCACTGCCACACCCGGCTGGAGCCGGTGGGCGTCTGCGCGCAGATCGTGCCGTGGAACTTCCCGCTGCTCATGGCCGCGTGGAAGGTGGCGCCCGCGCTGGCTGCGGGTTGCGCGGTGATCCTCAAGCCCGCCGAGCAGACGCCGCTGACCGCGCTGCGGCTGGGCGAGCTCGCCCTCGAGGCCGGCGTCCCGGCGGGCGTGCTCAACGTGCTTTCCGGCGACGGGACCACGGGCGCCGCGCTCGTCCGGCACCTCGACGTCGACAAGATCGCGTTCACCGGCTCGACCGAGGTCGGGCGCGAGATCGGCGCGATCGCCGGACGCAACCTCAAGCGGGTCACCCTCGAGCTCGGCGGCAAGTCGCCGAACGTGATCCTGCCCGACGCGGACCCGGCAGCGGCGACGCGCGGCGCGTTCGAGGCGATCTACTTCAACTCGGGGCAGAGCTGCACGGCCGGCTCCCGGCTCTTCGTCCAGCGCGACCAGTACGACGATGTGGTCAGCGCGCTGGCCGACACGGCGCGCGCGACCGTTCCCGGTCCCGGGCTGGCTCCGGACACCTTCCTGGGTCCGGTGATCTCCGAAGGGCAGCGCGCCCGCGTGCTGGAGTACGTCAACGCCGGCACGGCCGAGGGAGCGGAGCTGGTCGCGGGCGGCAGTGCGGTCTCCGGTCCGGGCTACTTCGTCGAGCCGACGGTCTTCAGCGCCACCTCGGACGACCTGACGATCGCTCGCGAGGAGATCTTCGGACCCGTCGTCGTCGCCCTGCCCTACGACGATCTCGACGAGGTCATCGAGCGCGCCAACGCCACGCGGTACGGGTTGGCGGCCGGCATCTGGACCACCGACCTGCGCGCCGCGCACCGGTTCGCCGACAAGGTCCGGGCCGGATCCATCTACATCAACTGCTGGCAGCCGAGCGACGCCGCCGCGCCCTTCGGCGGCGTCAAGGACTCGGGCGTCGGCCGCGAGCACGGCTACGAAGGGCTCTCGCAGTACCTGGAGAGCAAGACCGTCTGGACCAATCTGGGAGCGGACAATGCCTGA
- a CDS encoding carbonic anhydrase yields the protein MAPSDGTLSRRGFIGGVGAAAAVGAGLGGLGGLAVPAYAGAANEEPSTPDGALAALIEGNRRYRTGRWTRRDYSPVGEERASKQAPFAAILACADSRVSPPLIFDVERGNLFAAHVAGNSIDDGSAGSLEYAVAVLSVPLVMVLGHTDCGAVKSAMDVVSGKASFPSETFGSIGAVVDPVVPAVQSVPEPERSLDHCIVANARVQAHALSIRGPVLPPAIRSGALRIVSAVYQIASGRVVLV from the coding sequence GTGGCACCATCGGACGGGACGCTCTCGCGGCGTGGATTCATCGGCGGCGTCGGTGCCGCGGCGGCAGTCGGCGCGGGGCTCGGTGGTCTCGGCGGGCTCGCGGTGCCCGCGTACGCCGGTGCCGCGAACGAGGAGCCGTCAACCCCCGACGGGGCGCTGGCGGCGCTCATCGAGGGCAACCGCCGGTATCGCACCGGCAGATGGACCCGACGGGACTACTCGCCGGTTGGCGAGGAGCGCGCCAGCAAGCAGGCGCCGTTCGCCGCGATCCTGGCCTGCGCCGACTCGCGTGTGTCCCCGCCTCTGATCTTCGACGTCGAGCGCGGGAACCTCTTCGCCGCGCACGTGGCGGGCAACAGCATCGACGACGGCTCGGCGGGGAGCCTGGAATATGCGGTCGCGGTGCTGTCCGTGCCGCTGGTCATGGTGCTCGGCCACACCGACTGTGGCGCGGTGAAGTCGGCGATGGACGTCGTCTCCGGCAAGGCATCCTTTCCGAGCGAGACGTTCGGGTCGATCGGCGCCGTCGTCGACCCTGTCGTGCCCGCGGTCCAGAGCGTCCCTGAGCCGGAGCGCTCGCTCGACCACTGCATCGTCGCCAACGCGCGCGTGCAGGCCCACGCGCTCTCGATCCGCGGCCCGGTCCTGCCGCCCGCGATCCGCTCGGGGGCGCTGCGGATCGTCTCCGCGGTCTACCAGATCGCCTCGGGCCGGGTCGTGCTCGTCTAG
- a CDS encoding CBS domain-containing protein, producing the protein MSVDGCTNENIPRDAANELRVRDVMVRRPKALPADAGVGELRALFANPHVRTALLVDGDRFAGTVERDAVPADVADGVPARELARRDVATIGPDEPMSAALARMDAGGDRRLVVLDPDGVTLRGLLCLTKDRAGFCQSG; encoded by the coding sequence ATGTCCGTAGATGGATGCACGAACGAGAACATCCCGCGCGACGCGGCGAACGAGCTGCGGGTGCGCGACGTGATGGTGCGCCGTCCCAAGGCGCTGCCGGCGGACGCCGGCGTCGGCGAGCTGCGCGCGCTGTTCGCCAATCCGCACGTGCGGACGGCGCTGCTCGTCGACGGCGACCGGTTCGCTGGAACGGTCGAGCGCGATGCCGTGCCCGCGGACGTGGCGGACGGGGTGCCGGCGCGGGAGCTCGCCCGCCGCGACGTCGCGACGATCGGGCCGGACGAGCCGATGTCCGCGGCGCTGGCCCGCATGGACGCCGGCGGCGACCGCCGGCTCGTCGTCCTCGATCCCGATGGCGTCACGCTGCGCGGCCTGCTGTGCCTGACGAAGGACCGCGCCGGCTTCTGTCAGAGCGGCTGA
- a CDS encoding flavin monoamine oxidase family protein produces the protein MTRDIDVIIVGAGFAGLIAARELSSRGIEVLVVEGRDRLGGRTWVDDRLGTRLEMGGTWVHWLSPHVWSEITRYGASIVETGTGIAREMTWLVDGEPRSAPAEEAAPLLDEAMNRLWGESRTYFPYPYADPATYEVPEAVDARSIGDVIDEMHLDEDAYALAEGMMSAMFNAPIHSVGVTQGLRWTAAAGHDWATMFEVSSLYKLVDGTRGLVDAIAADVRGDIRLNVPVAAVERNGQGFAVETRSGERLTARSVILTVPRNAVSAIDIRPALDPGKRQLLDEGCAALGTKVWMKVRGDHTGWSAYADGSLGLSWCGYYGPADGDSMLVGFGPSTELLDVTDLEQVRAVMARWRPELEILECTGHDWVADEFSRQTYLVQRPGQHRGLRALQRPEDGLFLVGSDYASGLGGYISGAIESAYENVPRVMRHLGAERTR, from the coding sequence ATGACGCGCGACATCGACGTGATCATCGTCGGCGCGGGGTTCGCGGGGCTGATCGCCGCGCGGGAGCTGTCCTCGCGCGGCATCGAGGTGCTGGTCGTCGAAGGCCGCGACCGCCTCGGTGGACGCACCTGGGTGGACGATCGGCTGGGCACGCGGCTGGAGATGGGCGGGACCTGGGTCCACTGGCTCTCGCCGCACGTCTGGTCGGAGATCACCCGCTACGGCGCGTCGATCGTCGAGACCGGCACCGGCATCGCCCGGGAGATGACGTGGCTCGTGGACGGCGAGCCGCGCAGCGCACCGGCGGAGGAGGCGGCGCCCCTGCTCGACGAGGCGATGAACCGGTTGTGGGGGGAGTCCCGCACGTACTTCCCGTATCCGTACGCCGATCCGGCGACCTACGAGGTGCCCGAGGCGGTCGACGCGCGCTCCATCGGCGACGTCATCGACGAGATGCATCTCGACGAGGACGCGTACGCGCTGGCCGAGGGGATGATGTCGGCGATGTTCAACGCGCCGATCCACAGCGTCGGCGTGACCCAGGGCCTGCGGTGGACGGCGGCCGCCGGCCACGACTGGGCGACGATGTTCGAGGTCTCCTCGCTGTACAAGCTCGTGGACGGCACGCGCGGCCTCGTCGACGCCATCGCGGCGGACGTCCGCGGTGACATCCGCCTGAACGTCCCGGTCGCTGCCGTCGAGCGCAACGGGCAGGGGTTCGCGGTCGAGACGCGGTCCGGGGAGCGCCTGACCGCCCGCTCGGTGATCCTCACCGTCCCGCGCAACGCGGTGAGCGCCATCGACATCCGGCCGGCGCTCGATCCCGGCAAGCGGCAGCTGCTCGACGAGGGCTGCGCCGCCCTGGGCACGAAGGTCTGGATGAAGGTCCGCGGCGACCACACGGGATGGTCGGCGTACGCGGACGGGTCCCTGGGCCTGAGCTGGTGCGGGTACTACGGACCCGCGGACGGCGATTCCATGCTCGTGGGCTTCGGGCCGAGCACCGAGCTGCTCGACGTCACCGACCTGGAGCAGGTCCGGGCGGTGATGGCGCGCTGGCGGCCGGAGCTCGAGATCCTCGAGTGCACCGGCCACGACTGGGTCGCCGACGAGTTCAGCCGGCAGACGTACCTGGTCCAGCGTCCGGGCCAGCACCGCGGCCTCCGGGCGCTCCAGCGACCGGAGGACGGTCTCTTCCTGGTCGGTTCGGACTACGCCTCGGGCCTCGGGGGCTATATCAGCGGGGCGATCGAGAGCGCGTATGAGAACGTGCCACGAGTGATGCGCCACCTCGGCGCGGAGAGGACACGATGA
- a CDS encoding DsrE family protein — protein sequence MSSKVVINLATGLEDAERVMIAFLVGGAATARGKQVAMFLTKDAVHLAVPGKAAGSPCEGCPPIERLFEQYADGGGELLVCPICVTARGLDGTEFAANARIAGATPLWEWIGDEPATVFSY from the coding sequence ATGAGCAGCAAGGTCGTCATCAACCTCGCGACCGGACTCGAGGACGCCGAGCGCGTGATGATCGCGTTCCTCGTCGGGGGCGCCGCCACCGCGCGGGGCAAGCAGGTCGCGATGTTCCTCACCAAGGACGCCGTGCACCTCGCAGTCCCCGGCAAGGCCGCGGGCTCACCCTGCGAGGGTTGCCCGCCGATCGAGCGGCTGTTCGAGCAGTACGCCGACGGGGGAGGTGAACTGCTCGTCTGCCCGATCTGCGTGACCGCACGCGGCCTCGACGGCACCGAGTTCGCCGCCAACGCGCGCATCGCCGGTGCCACGCCGCTGTGGGAATGGATCGGCGACGAGCCGGCGACGGTCTTCAGCTACTGA